In the genome of Hymenobacter taeanensis, one region contains:
- a CDS encoding DUF4241 domain-containing protein has product MLPSALTRLFSAPALPAGLQPLLVTELFLPTGRLIACDPVAFSQPQPFRQTCPPGYYPVYVHVMPEEDRIAYAEMRLREAPVSRWELAVTAQQDPASLGSDELFGYPVSAGLGCFMDYATLAQIDQHDADLQAELGDEYISYYDDYVDGLLYSADGSHQHYVLQPYPDKENNVAVFQSGYGDGVYATYVGLDDQNQPVKFVTEFIDADNA; this is encoded by the coding sequence ATGCTGCCTTCCGCCTTAACCCGTCTCTTCTCCGCTCCTGCCCTGCCTGCGGGCTTACAACCGCTGCTTGTCACGGAGCTATTCTTGCCCACCGGCCGGCTTATCGCCTGCGACCCAGTGGCATTTTCCCAACCGCAGCCCTTCCGCCAGACCTGCCCGCCCGGCTATTACCCGGTGTACGTGCACGTGATGCCCGAGGAAGACCGTATCGCCTACGCCGAAATGCGGCTGCGCGAAGCCCCGGTAAGCCGCTGGGAACTGGCCGTAACAGCCCAGCAAGACCCCGCCTCCCTGGGCTCTGATGAACTATTCGGCTACCCCGTATCGGCGGGCTTGGGCTGCTTCATGGACTACGCCACCCTGGCCCAGATAGATCAGCACGACGCCGACCTGCAGGCGGAGCTAGGCGACGAGTACATCAGCTACTACGATGACTACGTCGATGGTTTGCTTTACTCAGCGGATGGTAGCCACCAGCACTACGTGTTGCAGCCCTACCCCGACAAAGAAAACAATGTGGCCGTGTTTCAGTCGGGCTACGGCGACGGAGTGTATGCCACTTACGTCGGCCTCGACGATCAGAACCAGCCGGTGAAGTTCGTCACCGAGTTTATCGACGCCGATAACGCGTAA